The DNA window CTCAATCGCTCTGTAGCTGATATAATAAGTGTCGGAACTTTAGGTGTCCGATTAGTTAATTCTTTAATTAAAGATAATTCTGACTGAAGATCGACTGTTTCGGTATCGATCGCCACCAAATATGGTGAGTTAGTTTGCAGCCACTTCTTAGCAGCATCGAGCTTAGCTACCCGATGCCAAATCATTCCTGACGGTTGGCTTAACTGCTGTAACTCATCAGTCAATTTAGTACCGTTAGAAATTAGCAGTAATGTTGGTTTGGTGGTATCGGAATCAGATTCTATAGTTTCATTTAAAGCTAAAAGACTGTCTAGATCCGTTACCAACGAAATAAACTTAGCCTGTTGCGCTCGATCTAGAATGGAATTGGTTTCTAATAAAGTTTCTATTTCGCGAGCAATTGCCGTTCCCGTATTTCTGGAGAACATCCCCAAAACTCCTGCTAGTTTGTGGGCGGCGCGTTCGGCCTCTTGGTGCAAACTAGTTGCTAAGTTATTTTCTTCGATCTGGGCTACGGCAGTTTGCAAGACTTTCATTCTGGCTGCCATTTTGCCTTGATATTGCAGCCACATCTGTTCCATCTGCTGCTGGAATTCTGACTCAATGGAACTCGATTGGGTATTGGCTACACTGCCGATTTTGGGGGTTTCTAAAGCTTGAGAATTTTGAGGATTTAGACGATAGCCAATACCATAGACATTTTCGATCCAGTTTACTACTCCTGCTTCTTTGAGTTTTTTTCGTAGTCCTTTAATATGTGCTTTGACGCTTTCTTCTAAAGGGGGATCGTCAAATGTCCAAATTTTGTCTAAAATTTGCGAGCGACTAAATACCCGTGCGGGGTTGCGTAAAAATAATTCCAGCAGGCTATATTCTTTGGCAGTTAGTTTGATTTGCTGTTCTTGATAACTAACCTGACAACTACCAGGATCTAGTCTCAAACCGTTAATGTCTAAAACCGCAGTAGGAGTTACATCGCCACGACGAGATAAAGCCCGAACTCTAGCATTTAGTTCTCCTAAATCTAAAGGTTTAGTAAGATAGTCATCTGCACCAGCATCCAAACCTCGAATGCGTTCTTGAGTGGCATCCATAGCGGTCATTAAGAGAATCGGGGTAGTATAACCCTGCGATCGCATCTTTTCGCACAAACTCACCCCGTCTAATTCTGGTAGGTCTACATCCAGCAAAACTAATTCGTATTCCCCACTTTGAACGTACTCCCAACCCATCAGACCATCTTCTGCCACTTCTACCACATGGCGTTGCGCGGTAAGGGACTGACTGAGTACATCTACCAAAATTTCATCATCATCTACTACTAATATTCGCATGATGCGATCGCCTTTCTAATTTGCTTCTTGCCTAACTATCATCAAGCTAACTAGGGAAGAAATAGGGAAGCTAATTACGATCTTACATAAATAGCGACTCGAAAGGCGTTTTAACACAACTTTTGTAAAATTCTGTTGCTGTAGTTTTTGTCGATATAGATAATTAATTGGCTTAAGATTTAAACGAGTAGAGATCGATCGCGGTCGCTAATAAACCTGATGACAACTAACTGGAGTAGCAAAAATTTCGTCTGTGCGATCGGGTAAAGTTAATTTGGTTGCTGTAACTGTTTCACAAATGCTGCGTGTTCGGAAGAATCTAAACCCTGTTGCAGTACCTCTAGCACCTGT is part of the Myxosarcina sp. GI1 genome and encodes:
- a CDS encoding response regulator, with product MRILVVDDDEILVDVLSQSLTAQRHVVEVAEDGLMGWEYVQSGEYELVLLDVDLPELDGVSLCEKMRSQGYTTPILLMTAMDATQERIRGLDAGADDYLTKPLDLGELNARVRALSRRGDVTPTAVLDINGLRLDPGSCQVSYQEQQIKLTAKEYSLLELFLRNPARVFSRSQILDKIWTFDDPPLEESVKAHIKGLRKKLKEAGVVNWIENVYGIGYRLNPQNSQALETPKIGSVANTQSSSIESEFQQQMEQMWLQYQGKMAARMKVLQTAVAQIEENNLATSLHQEAERAAHKLAGVLGMFSRNTGTAIAREIETLLETNSILDRAQQAKFISLVTDLDSLLALNETIESDSDTTKPTLLLISNGTKLTDELQQLSQPSGMIWHRVAKLDAAKKWLQTNSPYLVAIDTETVDLQSELSLIKELTNRTPKVPTLIISATERLSDRLKVVRAGASSFLVKPVTADLVWQTTDRLLKQEQSIISTILVVDDDSIFLETLRSLLQPWGMRIITLETPCRFWEVLAVTQPDLLILDVEMPDISGIELCQTLRSDPQWQELPTLFLTAHQDAETIRQVFEVGGDDYIAKPVVGAELIARINNRLDRSRLLHVLATQDRITGLDNRFQGSRKLESSLQQAKHERQNFSLAVLKILELQQINLTYGYTIGDRILAQWGKIIHAAFRGDEIASYWGNGDFAIGMPNLSKAQAEEHLAEVLTVLRKQIFTSLEGNRFQVVCKAAVAEYPNDGQTLDTLYRACF